Proteins found in one Mucilaginibacter inviolabilis genomic segment:
- the pgi gene encoding glucose-6-phosphate isomerase codes for MLPNIDFTTTQSYKYLTDHYIDIVSKSLKELFDTDKERFKKFHIQFEDILFDYSKNRIDEQTIALLIQLAKECSLNKAIEAMFSGERINVTEDRPVLHIALRNRSNKPIYVDGKDVMPDVNKVLDHMKDFSHAIISGDWKGYTGKPITDVVNIGIGGSDLGPVMVTEALKAYKNHLTLHFVSNVDGTHIAETLKVVDPETTLFLIASKTFTTQETMANAHSARDWFLAAGAKEADVAKHFAALSTNAAAVSKFGIDTKNMFEFWDWVGGRYSLWSAIGLSISLSIGFDNFVKLLEGAHATDEHFRTTEFEQNIPVIQALVGIWYNNFFESETNVILPYDQYMHRFAAYFQQGDMESNGKHVDRNGKEVDYSTGPIIWGEPGTNGQHAFYQLIHQGTKLIPADFIAPAQSHNPLGEHHNMLLSNFFAQTEALMNGKTEEVVIDELKAAGKTEAEIAEIAPFKVFEGNRPTNSFLLKKITPHSLGSLIAMYEHKIFVQGIIWNIYSFDQWGVELGKQLAGKILPELKDNSEISSHDSSTNGLINQYKAWR; via the coding sequence ATGCTGCCAAACATCGATTTTACCACCACCCAGAGTTATAAATATTTAACAGACCATTACATCGACATCGTATCGAAAAGTCTGAAAGAGCTGTTTGATACTGATAAAGAGCGATTTAAGAAATTCCACATCCAGTTTGAAGACATTTTGTTTGATTATTCCAAAAACCGCATTGATGAGCAAACTATCGCTTTATTGATACAGTTAGCCAAGGAATGTTCACTAAATAAGGCAATTGAGGCCATGTTTTCTGGCGAAAGGATCAACGTTACCGAAGACCGCCCGGTACTGCACATCGCCCTGCGTAACCGCAGCAACAAACCTATTTATGTTGATGGCAAAGATGTGATGCCCGATGTAAATAAAGTGTTGGACCATATGAAAGATTTCAGCCACGCCATTATATCAGGCGACTGGAAAGGTTATACCGGCAAACCGATCACCGATGTGGTGAACATTGGTATAGGCGGATCTGACCTGGGTCCGGTAATGGTTACCGAAGCATTAAAAGCTTACAAAAACCACCTGACCCTGCACTTTGTGTCTAACGTTGATGGCACACACATCGCCGAGACATTAAAAGTGGTTGACCCGGAGACTACTTTATTCCTTATAGCATCTAAAACATTCACCACGCAGGAAACTATGGCGAATGCCCATAGCGCACGCGACTGGTTCCTGGCTGCCGGAGCTAAAGAGGCTGATGTAGCCAAACATTTCGCCGCCCTGTCAACCAATGCTGCCGCTGTTAGTAAATTCGGCATCGACACCAAAAACATGTTTGAGTTTTGGGATTGGGTTGGTGGTCGCTACTCTTTATGGAGCGCTATTGGTCTTTCTATCTCTTTAAGCATTGGTTTTGATAATTTTGTAAAACTGCTGGAAGGCGCCCATGCTACCGACGAACATTTCCGTACTACCGAGTTTGAACAAAACATCCCAGTGATACAGGCTTTAGTAGGTATCTGGTACAATAACTTCTTTGAATCTGAAACCAACGTGATATTGCCATATGATCAGTACATGCACCGTTTCGCCGCCTATTTTCAACAGGGCGATATGGAAAGCAATGGTAAACATGTGGATCGTAACGGTAAAGAGGTTGATTACTCAACCGGCCCTATCATCTGGGGCGAGCCAGGCACCAACGGCCAGCACGCTTTTTACCAGCTGATACACCAGGGCACCAAACTGATTCCTGCCGACTTTATAGCGCCCGCACAATCACACAATCCGCTTGGCGAGCATCATAACATGTTACTATCAAACTTCTTTGCGCAAACCGAAGCTTTAATGAATGGCAAGACAGAGGAAGTAGTAATTGACGAGTTAAAAGCAGCCGGTAAAACAGAAGCAGAAATAGCGGAAATAGCGCCTTTCAAAGTGTTTGAAGGTAACCGCCCAACCAACTCGTTCCTGCTTAAAAAAATCACTCCGCATAGCCTGGGTTCGTTAATTGCAATGTATGAGCACAAAATATTTGTACAGGGCATTATCTGGAACATCTACAGCTTTGACCAATGGGGTGTTGAACTGGGCAAACAACTGGCCGGCAAGATCCTTCCAGAGTTAAAAGATAACAGCGAAATCAGCAGCCATGATTCATCAACCAACGGTTTGATCAATCAGTATAAAGCCTGGAGGTAA
- the tnpA gene encoding IS200/IS605 family transposase has protein sequence MSFVKIWIHLVFATKNREPWLKKEFRYDLFKHIAENCLEKEIFLQAINGYADHLHCLISLGKDQNIAKISQLIKGESSFWINKNNLVSEKFSWQDDYFAVSVSESQVDIVINYIKNQENHHLKKSFQEEVDEFMIKYGWQANK, from the coding sequence ATGTCATTCGTAAAAATCTGGATTCACTTAGTTTTTGCCACAAAAAATCGTGAACCATGGCTTAAAAAAGAATTCAGATATGATCTATTTAAACACATTGCCGAAAACTGTTTAGAGAAAGAAATTTTTCTACAAGCAATTAATGGCTATGCAGACCATTTACATTGCCTTATCTCTTTAGGAAAAGATCAAAATATTGCAAAGATAAGTCAGCTGATAAAAGGCGAATCATCATTTTGGATCAACAAAAACAATCTTGTCTCTGAAAAATTTAGCTGGCAGGACGATTATTTTGCCGTTTCAGTAAGTGAATCACAAGTAGACATTGTTATTAACTATATAAAGAATCAAGAAAATCATCATTTAAAAAAATCATTTCAAGAAGAGGTTGATGAATTTATGATTAAATATGGATGGCAAGCAAATAAATAA
- a CDS encoding glutaminyl-peptide cyclotransferase translates to MNNKIKILFTACALLAFGCSCNNKSKDNATDYTISPEAGTSYKAGDDVKIKVSLPADSKPDSIVYMLDALRLGVAKDSAGISIKTDTIPLGIKVITAKVYAGGKDQEVTTNIILLAAKAPELLTYKVEKVFPHDTSAYTEGLQYADGVLYESTGEPGHSTIRKVDLETGKILKETKLGAQYFGEGLSVVGDKVIQLTYREKVGFVYDKNSLKLLSTFTNNVGVEGWGMCFDGKKLYMDDSTNRIWFLDKDTYQQKGYIDVYDDKAKVDSVNELEYINGKLYANVYQTDDILVIDPKTGAVLQKIDMKNLYPMASRPQDRDWGNNVLNGIAYDATTQRLFVTGKKWPHLYQIKVVKQ, encoded by the coding sequence ATGAATAATAAAATAAAAATACTTTTTACCGCCTGTGCCTTATTGGCCTTTGGCTGTAGCTGCAATAATAAATCCAAAGATAATGCCACTGATTATACCATCAGCCCGGAAGCCGGTACATCCTACAAAGCTGGTGACGACGTAAAGATCAAAGTGAGCTTACCTGCCGATAGTAAACCAGATTCCATCGTATATATGCTGGATGCCTTAAGATTAGGCGTTGCTAAAGATTCGGCCGGAATCAGTATCAAAACAGATACTATCCCGCTGGGTATTAAAGTTATAACAGCTAAAGTGTATGCCGGTGGTAAAGATCAGGAAGTAACTACCAATATTATTTTACTGGCAGCTAAAGCGCCTGAATTGCTGACCTATAAAGTTGAGAAAGTGTTTCCGCATGATACTAGTGCCTACACCGAGGGTTTGCAATATGCTGATGGCGTTCTGTACGAAAGTACCGGCGAACCAGGCCATTCTACTATCAGGAAAGTTGATCTGGAAACCGGAAAAATATTAAAGGAGACCAAACTCGGAGCGCAATATTTTGGAGAAGGATTATCTGTAGTGGGCGATAAGGTTATCCAGCTTACCTATAGGGAAAAGGTTGGTTTTGTGTATGATAAAAATTCACTGAAACTGTTAAGCACATTTACCAATAATGTGGGTGTAGAAGGCTGGGGTATGTGTTTCGACGGCAAAAAATTATATATGGACGATAGTACCAACCGCATCTGGTTCCTGGATAAAGATACCTATCAGCAAAAAGGCTACATTGATGTTTATGATGATAAAGCCAAGGTAGATTCTGTTAACGAATTGGAATATATTAATGGTAAGCTATATGCAAACGTATATCAAACGGATGATATATTGGTGATTGATCCAAAAACAGGCGCAGTACTGCAAAAAATAGACATGAAAAATCTTTACCCCATGGCCAGCCGTCCGCAGGACAGGGATTGGGGTAACAACGTACTCAACGGTATAGCTTATGATGCCACTACTCAACGCCTGTTTGTAACCGGCAAAAAATGGCCTCATTTATACCAGATAAAGGTTGTGAAACAATAG